The Nocardioides houyundeii genome includes the window GGTGCTGTCCTACGGCTCGCTCTACCCCGCGCTCAAGAAGATGCTGCGCTCTTCGCTGATCGAGGAGGTCGACACCGTCCCCGCGCCGGTGACCCGACGTCCTCGGATCGTCTACCGGGTCACCGAGGCCGGTCACGTCGAGTTCGAGCGCCTGATGTCGGAGGTCGGCCCCACCGCCTGGGAGGACGACACCTTCGACATCCGTTTCGCCTTCTTCTCCTCCACCGACATGGAGATCCGCCTGCGCGTCCTCGAGGGACGTCGCACCCGGCTCCAGGAACGACTGGAGAGGGTCCAGACAGACCTGACCCGCACCCAGAAGGAGGTCGACCGGTACGCCGCGGAGCTTCAGCGCCACGGTGTCGAGTCGGTCGAGCGAGAGGTCCGCTGGCTCTCGGACCTGATCAAGGCAGAACGAGAGGCCGGGCCTGTCAGCCAGCCCGCCAATCCCGACCAGCGGTAACGCTGCAAACACTGCGAAGCACAAGCACAGAAGAGGAGAGCCCCATGGGTTCGGTACGAGTTGGAATCGTCGGCGTCGGGAACTGCGCCTCGTCCCTGGTTCAGGGTGTGGAGTACTACAAGGACGCTGACCCGCAGGGCACCGTCCCGGGTCTCATGCACGTGGTCTTCGGTGACTACCACGTCAAGGACGTCGAGTTCGTCGCCGCGTTCGACGTCGACGCCAAGAAGGTCGGCTTCGACCTGTCCGAGGCCATCGTCGCCTCGGAGAACAACACCATCAAGATCGCCGACGTGCCGCCCACCGGCGTCACCGTCCAGCGCGGCCCGACGCACGACGGTCTCGGCAAGTACTACTCGCTGACCATCGACGAGTCCGACGCCGAGCCGGTCGACGTGGTCCAGGCACTCAAGGACGCCGAGGTCGACGTCCTGGTCTCCTACCTGCCCGTGGGCTCGGAGGTCGCCGACAAGTTCTACGCCCAGTGCGCCATCGACGCCGGCGTGGCCTTCGTCAACGCCCTGCCCGTCTTCATCGCCTCCGACCCCGAGTGGGCCAAGAAGTTCGAGGACGCCGGTGTCCCGATCGTCGGTGACGACATCAAGAGCCAGGTCGGTGCCACCATCACCCACCGCGTGATGGCGAAGCTGTTCGAGGACCGCGGCGTGACGCTGGACCGCACCTACCAGCTCAACGTCGGCGGCAACATGGACTTCAAGAACATGCTCGAGCGTGAGCGCCTGGAGTCCAAGAAGGTCTCCAAGACCCAGGCCGTGACCTCCAACCTCACCGGCTCGCTCGCCGGCAAGGGCGCGGACGACCGCAACGTGCACATCGGCCCGTCGGACTACGTCGCCTGGCTGGACGACCGCAAGTGGGCCTACGTGCGCCTCGAGGGTCGCGCGTTCGGCGACGTCCCGCTCAACCTGGAGTACAAGCTCGAGGTCTGGGACTCCCCGAACTCGGCCGGCATCATCATCGACGCCGTCCGTGCCGCCAAGATCGCCCTGGACCGGGGCATCGGCGGCCCGATCATCTCCGCCTCGACCTACCTGATGAAGTCGCCCCCGGTGCAGATGCCGGACGACCTCGGTCGCATCGAGCTGGAGAAGTTCATCCGCGGCGAGTGATCCCTGCTCGACTCGAGAAGCCCGTCCCCTCCGGGGGCGGGCTTCTTCGCGTCAGAACCACCTCAGCGCGGCCCGTGGGTGTTCAGCCAGAGCACCGGTCCGGGCAGGGAGGTGCCGAGCTCCGCGACCGCGGCCAGGGCCTTGCCGGTGTAGACGGGCTCCAGCTCCAGGCCCGCGGCGGCCGCCGCGGTGACCATCCGCACCGAGGCCGGCGTCGGGTCGCCGTACGTCGCGCCCAGCCAGTCGCTGCGGGAGGTGAGGTCGGGTGCAGTCAGCCGGGGCACGTCGGTCGCCCCACGCTCGCGGAGCAGGTCGCCGGTGGCGTTCGCCAGCGCTGCCAGGGCCTCCGCGTCGAGGGGCATCGAGTCGTTGACGACCGCGCCGAAGACCCGGGTGGGCAGGCCCGCGATCGCGAAACCGAGCGCCAGGCCGGCGGCTGTGCCGCCCGATCCGACGGGAACCACGACCGTGCCGGGCTCCGGCAGCTCGCCGGCCCGGACCTGCGCGGCGATCTCCAGCGCGGTCTCGACGTACCCCAGGGTGCCGACCGGGTTGGACCCACCGGCGGGCAGGTACCAGGGCAGCCGGGGCCGGCCGCTGCCCGGACCAGCACCGTCCAGGCTGGCGCGTGCCATCAGGAAGGGAACCGCGGCGCGGCGTCGCCTCCCGGTGGCGAACCGGTGGATCCGCGCCGGCGAGGCATGCAGTCGGGCCAGCTGCTCCCGGACGTGGTCGTCGACCGGCTGGTCCACCAGCCCCAGGACGGTGCGGAGGCCGTGCTCGGCGCCGTACCGGGCGCAGGCCAGGCCCCAGTGGGTGCCGATGCCGCCGACGGTGAAGAGCGTCCGGACCCCTCGGCGCTTCGCCTCCGGGATGATCCACTCCAGCTTGCGGACCTTGTTGCCCGCCCAGGAGCCGTCCCGAACGCGTCCTCGGACTTGCACCACACGCCGTCCGGCACGCCCGGGATCTCCAGCTCGAGCACCGGAGTCGGCGTCTGGCCCAGCGGCACGCGCCCCAGGTCCAGCCCGGGCCAGCGGCGATGCAGGTGGCTCGCCGGTTCCGCGGGCATCAGGGTCGCTCGGCCTCGGCCTTGATCCGGGTCAGCGTCTGGCGCATCCCCTCGCGCAGCTCGTCCTGGAAGGTCCGCTGTCCGCCCAGCACCCGGTCGGTCAGGCGCAGGGAGAGGGCGCTGATGCCGTCCGGTGCCTCCCGCCGCTGCACGATGCGAGTGCCGCTGGCGGTGGGCTCTAGGGTGAACGACCAGGTGGACTGGTTCTCCCGGATCTTGAAGGCCACCACCCGCTCGGGCTCCAGACGAACCACCTTCGCCTGCGTCGGCCACACCAGCAGGCCCCGGCGGTTGAGGTTGATCATCCTGGTGCCGAGCCGGACCGGCCGACCACCGCGCAGGTGGGTGCGCACCACCTGGGGACTCCACTCCGCCAGTCGCGGGAGGTCGCTGACCAGCGCCCAGACCCGGGACACCGGGGCCTCGACGTCGATCGTCTGCTCGATCAGGGGCTCGACCAGGTCTGCGCTCGGCGAAGTCATCTGCGCAATGTAGAGCACGCCGGGTACAAGACGCCGGTGTCGGCCGCGGAACCGGACTCTCGGCGGTACCGCGAGCGCGGAGTCCGGCGTACGTTGGCTGGGAC containing:
- a CDS encoding SRPBCC family protein; amino-acid sequence: MTSPSADLVEPLIEQTIDVEAPVSRVWALVSDLPRLAEWSPQVVRTHLRGGRPVRLGTRMINLNRRGLLVWPTQAKVVRLEPERVVAFKIRENQSTWSFTLEPTASGTRIVQRREAPDGISALSLRLTDRVLGGQRTFQDELREGMRQTLTRIKAEAERP
- a CDS encoding PadR family transcriptional regulator, translated to MARRSETIELAVLGLLHEGPMHGYELRKRLNLMLGWGRVLSYGSLYPALKKMLRSSLIEEVDTVPAPVTRRPRIVYRVTEAGHVEFERLMSEVGPTAWEDDTFDIRFAFFSSTDMEIRLRVLEGRRTRLQERLERVQTDLTRTQKEVDRYAAELQRHGVESVEREVRWLSDLIKAEREAGPVSQPANPDQR
- a CDS encoding inositol-3-phosphate synthase gives rise to the protein MGSVRVGIVGVGNCASSLVQGVEYYKDADPQGTVPGLMHVVFGDYHVKDVEFVAAFDVDAKKVGFDLSEAIVASENNTIKIADVPPTGVTVQRGPTHDGLGKYYSLTIDESDAEPVDVVQALKDAEVDVLVSYLPVGSEVADKFYAQCAIDAGVAFVNALPVFIASDPEWAKKFEDAGVPIVGDDIKSQVGATITHRVMAKLFEDRGVTLDRTYQLNVGGNMDFKNMLERERLESKKVSKTQAVTSNLTGSLAGKGADDRNVHIGPSDYVAWLDDRKWAYVRLEGRAFGDVPLNLEYKLEVWDSPNSAGIIIDAVRAAKIALDRGIGGPIISASTYLMKSPPVQMPDDLGRIELEKFIRGE
- a CDS encoding 1-aminocyclopropane-1-carboxylate deaminase/D-cysteine desulfhydrase, whose translation is MQVRGRVRDGSWAGNKVRKLEWIIPEAKRRGVRTLFTVGGIGTHWGLACARYGAEHGLRTVLGLVDQPVDDHVREQLARLHASPARIHRFATGRRRRAAVPFLMARASLDGAGPGSGRPRLPWYLPAGGSNPVGTLGYVETALEIAAQVRAGELPEPGTVVVPVGSGGTAAGLALGFAIAGLPTRVFGAVVNDSMPLDAEALAALANATGDLLRERGATDVPRLTAPDLTSRSDWLGATYGDPTPASVRMVTAAAAAGLELEPVYTGKALAAVAELGTSLPGPVLWLNTHGPR